A segment of the Butyrivibrio fibrisolvens genome:
TGAGTCTGGTACGACAGGACAATTTGATTATCAGGCTCTTGGGGTAACCAAATACTCATATCCTGAAAACTTTGTCCTTGAGGATGATCTTTTATGGGCTGTTCAGATCCTTGCCACAGGGAGTGAATTCAATGCAGAATACGTCCATGGTGATGGGTGGAAAAAGGAATTCCTGAATGAATTTATCTATAGCATGTATGATGGCCCTCAGTATGAGAGGCAGATCAATGCTGAAGGCAAAAAAATGACAAGAGAGCAGGTTGAATACATGCAGTATTCACTGACAGGCGAATATATCTCCTTTCAGGATATCGATGATGAGATAGATGCTACGCAGAATCTTTACAGCCCAATGCTGAGTTATATCATAAGTGATTATGAATATGAGATTGACGGAGAAGATGTCATTGTAACTGCAGAGGCTGATATGTCCAGAAAAGGAGATGCTTGTGAATACAAGTACAACCTGAAGGTAAGACTTAGACCTGATGAGTATAGCTGCTTTAATGGCTACAATGTCGTGAGCATTGAAAAAGAGGAAGTCGTTCAGCTTCAGTACGATGATGGCAACAAGCATGAATTTACCTGGTACTGTTCAGGAGAATACTATGAAGATAATGTGATCAACGGTGAATTTTATCAATCGGAGGACACAATGCAGTATGGTATGTTTGTTTCGTTGACGGTTACCGATGAGCAGAAGGAATACATTCTGAGTAATGCTCCTGCTGATTTCGTGGTTACATATGATTTTGACGAAAACGGTATGAGCTATCCAATAACAGAGATAACTCCCACGACAATTACTGTTAAGAAAAAATAAAACTATCAGGCTGCTTTTAGATGCACAACAGTGACGGCTTGGATTGCATCTCTTCAACGGATTTAAGCGAGTTGCTAAAAAAAGAAAAAACCACTATCCAGGTTTGATATGTACCTTTTACCGGACATCCTGTAAGAGGGAACATATCTGTATGGGTAGTGGCTTTCTTTTTATCTTGTATTTATTGTTCTTTCGTAGCTATAACCTCTGTCGGACTTAACTTTAGACTTAGAAAGCTCGAAATAAACAACTGTTTCTGGATCTAAAGTCTGGTCAAAAGAGATACTGCCTTCGCTTGCTGTGAGTCTGTCTGATGTTACCTGCGGGAAAGCAGCAGATTTTATCAGCTTGGTCTGCTCGCTATTCGGTGTTGCAGGCTCGCCTAGATCATGCCAGAGCTTAAGCGGGTTAGTAGTCTTGGGGCTTACTGTCTTTAGAATCAGAGTGTATTCATTATCAGCATCCTCGCCCTTAGCAATATCTTCAAGGCTAAGCTTTATATCAAGGCTTTCATCGGAGCTTTCGTTAAATAAGACTCCGGCATATCCCTTTGCAGTCTTTTCTATAACAGCATTATCATTCTTAAATACGCAGCCCTCTCCTAACTTCTTAAGATCTGTATAGAACTTGAATGTCCAGAATGTAGGCTTTGGAATGCTTCCTGCTGCGACAAGTCCAAATCCTCCATGGAAAAGAGAAAATGGAACGCCGGTCTCTTCGAATACGTCACCAAAAGTCCAGTAAGAATAAGACTCGTTCATATCTCCAAGACGTGAAAGCTGACGCGCCATAAGCGCTGCGTTTAAGTTAGTGTCATGGATTACACCCTTTGGAGTATAAGAGGAACTGAATTCTGTGATGTGAATAGGAAGTCCCTTATATTCGTCAAAAGAGTCTATGATATCGCGTGTAGACTGAAGATTAGCAAATCCTGCTTCCTCGTCCATGAGAACTGAATAATCATAGTGACCATCAGCTTCAGGGAACTCTATAGTATAGTGATGTCTTGTGATGAAGTCAGGCTTAAGTTCATTTTCCTTACAAAAATCGAGGAATCCTTTGATCCACTCAGCATCCTTGACGCCGCAGATAGCAGGGCCGCCAACCTTAAATGCAGGATTGAGCTCCTTAATAGCAGTAAAGGTCTCTTTAAAGAGCTTGCAATATTCCTTCATATCAGCATGCTCCCAGAATCCAGGAAGGTTCGGCTCATTCCAGACTTCAATAGGCCATGTAAGAACATCTTTTTCTCCATAGCGCTCCATAAGATGAGTCAGAAGTGCTACAACAAGATCGCACCATCTCTCATAGGACTTTGGAGGAGTAGTATTCCCCTTCCAGTAGAAGATAGTCTGAGTGCCGCTCGCAAGATCTTTTGGCATAAACCCAAGCTCTATAAATGGACGTATATTAAGCTTTAAATACTCATCCATGATACGGTCAAGATAAGTATAGTTGTATTCTACTTTAGTAATTCCATCTTCTTCATACTCATGGTATATAGCTGTATCATCTGTAAAGATACCATGACCACGGATGTGCTTAAATCCAATCTCTTCCTGAACAAAGCGAAGCTCGTCCAGGTACTCCTTGGTAAGAGCCAGACCAAAACGACCTGTGCCTACGCAGAAGTCGACATTGTTATGGAAAAAAGCTGTATCAGAACTTTTTACGTTAATTGTTTGAACAGTAGTGTTGCTGCTTGACATGTAATCCCCCATTAGTGTTGTATTCTTATGATTTTTGATCAAAATAATTGTATTGCTACATGTTTCTTTAATAAATGATCCATTAGTTAAATGAATTAATTCTGTAAATTCAATCTACCCCAGCAGGCATGGCATTTACTAGCGAATTATTGCTAATATTTTCCCAAAAAGTGAATGGTATAAAATAATTCTAAAATTTTAAGTAAAGCATGTTGTGAATGCTCACTTTGGAGTATACTGTTGGAGTATCAAGTAATGAAATTACATGTAAGCAGAGATACGAAACTTTTGCTATAGAAAACGAGAGGGCTATCATGGAACAGAAGATCAAGACAGGACTTATCCTTGAAGGCGGCGCCATGCGCGGCATGTTCACCGCAGGCGTTATAGATACAATGATGAAAGAAGGCATAGATTTTGACGGAACCATAGGCGTATCCGCAGGATCAGCTTTTGGCTGCAACATTAAATCCAAACAGCCCGGAAGAGTTATAAGATACTCCACCAAGTACTGCACAGACTGGAGATTTTCAAGCTGGAAGTCTTTGTTTAAGACAGGCGATCTCTACGGCGCAGAGTTTTGCTATAAAACCATACCTTATGAACTTGATCCCATGGATTTTGAAACCTTCGACAAGAACCCAATGGAATTCTATGCTGTATGCACCAACGTAGAAACAGGTAAACCCTACTATCATAGATTTTCTAATGGAAAGGGCAAGGATATGTATTATTTTACTGCATCAGCTTCCATGCCTCTTGTATCGCAGATAGTAGAAGTAGACGGCCACAAACTCCTCGACGGCGGAGTAGCTGACTCTATCCCAATCAAATTCTGGGAACACAAAGGATATAACAAGAACGTAGTAGTCTTAACCCAGCCCCTCGAATATGAAAAGAAGCAAAACAAAATGCTCCCTCTTATAAAACTCATGTACAAAGACTACCCTGACTTTATTAAGTCCGTACAGTCAAGACACATCCGATATAACAAGACGCTCGAATATATAAGGAAAAAAGAACTCGCCGGCGAACTCTTCGTAATACGTCCTCCAAAAGCCCTAAATATAGGCAGCATGGAGCATAACCCAGACGAACTTCGCCGTGTATATGAAATCGGTATACAAACTATGGAGTCTAAGCTTGATGAACTTAGTAAATATTTAAAATTAAGATGACAGGAATTTTTTGAAAATTACAAAATAAGGTTAAAATTGTTCTATTGAACTAGGCATAGCCATAACATAAAATAAATGTAATCTTATGGGGCCGGTACAGAATGTACCATATATCAAAATATGTCAAAAGTCTTTAATCCATATACAACTACAGTATGAATCAATCGACTTTATGACATAAAGCACAAAATTGGGTTACTTACAGCATTAAAACACAATCACCAGATTGCCATCATGAACTACAGCACTATAAGTGGCTAGGAGCGTTCAGGGATATAAACAAGATCATAAGCCGATTTTGAAAATGTTCCCGATTTTTCTTAGTGTCTTAGGAGCTGTAGTACTGCGTGTCCACGAAAGCGGATAAGACACTTAGAAAAATCAGGAACATTTTCACCTGAGGCTTACGATCTTGTTTATATCCCTGAACGCGGACCCCATCCATACGCTGTAATCCCATGCGTTTTTCTTTAGAGGGGGGAGAAGCGTGAATACTAAGAAATGGACTATGCGTCATGTGATCATGGCAATAAGTACGTCGTGTACTATTGTTGCTCTGGTCCTTCTTACAGTTTTTTTCTATATGACATCTCATCGTCAGATCAGCGATGAAAGCATCAAAGACAGCACCAGAACCTTAGAGCGTATGGAGACTGAGCTTGAATCAAGGATCCGTACACTTAGTGTTCAGATGCAGACGATCTATTCCGAGACCGAGCTTATGTCAGAGCTCCAGCGCAAGACCGAAGGCAAAGGCTATGACCTTAAACCCTTCTACTTTACTGCCGGGAAGTATGCCAAGAAGCATTTTTCTGTTTCAGATGATCTTGTTGCCATCTATATCTACGATGCCAAAAATTATATTGTCAGTTCTTATCGCAAATCAGTAGTTTATTACCCATACAATCTATATGAAAGTCAGGAAGATACCAACAGTGACGTGATCCGCGCCTATGCAGACGGGGGAGACACCGGGCTTCTTATCACAGGATATACCAATGAAGCTGCCGGCAGGCAGATAGTTCACATGGTACTCAAACTCCACAGTTATTCTGATAACCAGGAGCAGTACGGCTATCTTGTATGTGACTTCGACAGCAGCGTTTTTTCCGACATTATGAAAAAATATTCGCCCTCAGATGATGTACTTATGTGGTTACAGCCTGAAGGTGATAAGGTTATCACAGGTATTGGCAGTAACCAGGGGGGAGAGGCACTTTACGGCTATATCAGTCACACGATAGAAAAGGCTATGTCCAAAGATGACCTTTCTTTTGACGTAGAGTATGATGACTTTTACCTTACTTCAAGATCCTTCGATCAGCATAGGCTGAGCGCATATATACTGACCCCGATGTCCCTTGCCCTTGCGACTCAGAATACCCTGTTCAGGACGCTTATAATCACATCCATCATCATGATGCTTTTTACATTCCTCGTCAGTTCCTTCATCGCGCGATTTTATTCAAAGTCGGTTGAGGATATGCAAAAGACTGTATATCGCATCAGAAACGGTGAGACAGAGCTTCGTCTTTCGCCGCAAAAGGGTGCTATCAAGGAGCTTGAGATACTTGGTACTGAGTTCAATGACCTTCTTAACAAGATAAATCAGATGATCGCAGAGAAGTACGAGAACCAGCTCCTCATGGAAAGAACTGAGTATCAGGCGCTTCAGGCCCAGATCAATCCGCACTTTTTGTATAACACACTTGATACCATGTCAGGAATCGCCAATTCTCAGAACTGCACGATGGTAAGCGGATTGTGCCAGTCGCTGTCAGCTATTTTCAGGTACAGCCTTGATATATCAGATGAGCTTTCCACAATAGAAAATGAGCTTGCGCATGTGCGTAACTATCTATACGTAATGGATGTAAGAAATGGAAATAGTATACAGCACGAGTTCGATATAAAAAGTGAAGTTCTTCAGGACCAGATCCCCAGGATAACGATCCAGCCTATAGTTGAGAACTCTATCAATCATGGACTCCGGTATCTTAAGAGAAAAGACAAAAAGCTTTTTATCAAAGCAGAGCATGCCAAAGAGGGGGCTAAAGAGTATCTTAAGATATCCATTGAAGATAACGGAATCGGAATGGATGCAGATAGTCTTAACGAAGAACTTGGCAAAAACAGTATCTCCAGAGTTGAAAAAGGTAAGTCCATAGGAATCCTTAATGTTAACGCAAGGATCAAGAAGGCCTTTGGATATGACTACGGAATACATGTTGACAGCGAAAACAATGTTGGTACAAAGGTAGTTATCAAACTGCCTGTAATACAGATTCAAAGGGGGGAAGAAGTTGTCTAAGAGAAGGTATAAGGTACTTGCAGCAGACGATGAATATTGGAGCAGAGAGAACATCAGAACCCTTTTACCATGGGATACATATTCCATTGATTTCTTGGAGCCGGCGG
Coding sequences within it:
- a CDS encoding glycosyl hydrolase, which produces MSSSNTTVQTINVKSSDTAFFHNNVDFCVGTGRFGLALTKEYLDELRFVQEEIGFKHIRGHGIFTDDTAIYHEYEEDGITKVEYNYTYLDRIMDEYLKLNIRPFIELGFMPKDLASGTQTIFYWKGNTTPPKSYERWCDLVVALLTHLMERYGEKDVLTWPIEVWNEPNLPGFWEHADMKEYCKLFKETFTAIKELNPAFKVGGPAICGVKDAEWIKGFLDFCKENELKPDFITRHHYTIEFPEADGHYDYSVLMDEEAGFANLQSTRDIIDSFDEYKGLPIHITEFSSSYTPKGVIHDTNLNAALMARQLSRLGDMNESYSYWTFGDVFEETGVPFSLFHGGFGLVAAGSIPKPTFWTFKFYTDLKKLGEGCVFKNDNAVIEKTAKGYAGVLFNESSDESLDIKLSLEDIAKGEDADNEYTLILKTVSPKTTNPLKLWHDLGEPATPNSEQTKLIKSAAFPQVTSDRLTASEGSISFDQTLDPETVVYFELSKSKVKSDRGYSYERTINTR
- a CDS encoding patatin family protein, which encodes MEQKIKTGLILEGGAMRGMFTAGVIDTMMKEGIDFDGTIGVSAGSAFGCNIKSKQPGRVIRYSTKYCTDWRFSSWKSLFKTGDLYGAEFCYKTIPYELDPMDFETFDKNPMEFYAVCTNVETGKPYYHRFSNGKGKDMYYFTASASMPLVSQIVEVDGHKLLDGGVADSIPIKFWEHKGYNKNVVVLTQPLEYEKKQNKMLPLIKLMYKDYPDFIKSVQSRHIRYNKTLEYIRKKELAGELFVIRPPKALNIGSMEHNPDELRRVYEIGIQTMESKLDELSKYLKLR
- a CDS encoding sensor histidine kinase, producing the protein MNTKKWTMRHVIMAISTSCTIVALVLLTVFFYMTSHRQISDESIKDSTRTLERMETELESRIRTLSVQMQTIYSETELMSELQRKTEGKGYDLKPFYFTAGKYAKKHFSVSDDLVAIYIYDAKNYIVSSYRKSVVYYPYNLYESQEDTNSDVIRAYADGGDTGLLITGYTNEAAGRQIVHMVLKLHSYSDNQEQYGYLVCDFDSSVFSDIMKKYSPSDDVLMWLQPEGDKVITGIGSNQGGEALYGYISHTIEKAMSKDDLSFDVEYDDFYLTSRSFDQHRLSAYILTPMSLALATQNTLFRTLIITSIIMMLFTFLVSSFIARFYSKSVEDMQKTVYRIRNGETELRLSPQKGAIKELEILGTEFNDLLNKINQMIAEKYENQLLMERTEYQALQAQINPHFLYNTLDTMSGIANSQNCTMVSGLCQSLSAIFRYSLDISDELSTIENELAHVRNYLYVMDVRNGNSIQHEFDIKSEVLQDQIPRITIQPIVENSINHGLRYLKRKDKKLFIKAEHAKEGAKEYLKISIEDNGIGMDADSLNEELGKNSISRVEKGKSIGILNVNARIKKAFGYDYGIHVDSENNVGTKVVIKLPVIQIQRGEEVV